The proteins below come from a single Polynucleobacter necessarius genomic window:
- a CDS encoding NTP transferase domain-containing protein codes for MITAKNITGLILAGGRAQRMGGIDKGLIPFHQKPLIESTISRLRPQVGSILINANRNITKYAVYSYPVILDETPDFSGPLAGFSVGLKACKTIPTNHTL; via the coding sequence ATGATTACTGCTAAAAATATAACCGGACTCATTCTGGCTGGCGGTCGTGCCCAACGAATGGGCGGAATCGATAAAGGATTAATTCCATTTCACCAAAAACCCTTAATTGAATCGACCATCTCCCGCCTAAGGCCCCAGGTTGGATCCATCCTGATTAACGCCAACCGTAATATCACCAAATACGCCGTCTATAGCTACCCAGTAATTCTGGATGAGACCCCCGATTTTTCTGGGCCACTTGCAGGATTCTCGGTGGGGCTCAAGGCCTGTAAAACCATACCTACTAACCACACCCTGTGA